From Bradyrhizobium sp. AZCC 1610:
CAAGCGAGGGCTGCATGAGCGCATTAATCTGCCAGCGCCCATCTTCCATAGACCGACGCGATAAGCGTTTGGGCAATGGCCACGCCCGCGCGCGTCGGCATCGGATCAAGCGCGCCGTAGGTCCAATTCGGCCCCGTGCCTTTAGGGTACGTGCGAATTATCTCGACGCGCTTAATGCCTCGCGTGTGCGGATCCATCGCCAGAAGCCGAAGGCACTCGGCCTCAAGTTCGGCTGCGGATTTACGCGGCATCTCCTCCATCAAGCTTCTCCGGCTTCGGGATATCGACCTCTCGGAGGTGGCGCTGTTACCGCTCAAGCTCAAGCTGGGACCCGGTCATCAGTGATGTCGGCAGCCATTTCGAGACAGGCTCTAAGGGACGACCACCCCTGTTGCGCCGGCCGTCCCCGCGGGTGTTTGCTTGTTCCATGCAGGCGGAGCAGTCAATCGTCGTTGACCCAGAAAGTCCTGGCGGCATCAGCTCGCCGCACGGCCTGATCCTGTTCGACGGCGTATGCGTCCTATGCTCTCGCGGCTGCCGCTTCGTGAGCAAACGTGATCGCCGCGGCTATTTTCGCTTCGTTCCGATCCAGTTGGCCGAGGGACGTCCGCTCGCTGAGCAGATCCGCATCGATCCTGATCACCCGGATTCCTTTGCCTTCTTGGCGAGCGGCCAGGCCTATGTAAAATCCGAAGCCGTGCTGCGCATTGCGCGCGAGCTTCCGCGCTGGCAGTGGACATGGGTCTTCCAATTCATCCGACGGGTGATCCGCGACGCGATCTATGATTTGGTCGCGCGCAACCGCTATCGCTGGTTTGGCCGTCGCGACGCTTGCATCCTGCCGAATTCGGATCGTTCGTGGCCATCATGAACCGCGCCGAGACTGCGGGACGATGGCGCCTGGCGCTGGTTGGCTGCGGCCGGCATGACGAAGGAAGCAGGTTGCTGCTTTTCAACTCAG
This genomic window contains:
- a CDS encoding thiol-disulfide oxidoreductase DCC family protein; this translates as MQAEQSIVVDPESPGGISSPHGLILFDGVCVLCSRGCRFVSKRDRRGYFRFVPIQLAEGRPLAEQIRIDPDHPDSFAFLASGQAYVKSEAVLRIARELPRWQWTWVFQFIRRVIRDAIYDLVARNRYRWFGRRDACILPNSDRSWPS